The proteins below come from a single Candidatus Planktophila dulcis genomic window:
- the menD gene encoding 2-succinyl-5-enolpyruvyl-6-hydroxy-3-cyclohexene-1-carboxylic-acid synthase → MVEESRYEDSGAPVINPSTLLARVIVRQILEAGVTDVVISPGSRNAPLSIAFHQASTKGLINLHVRIDERTAAFFALGIAKASGRPVPIVCTSGTAVANYHPAVLEASHTNIPLLVLTADRPASLRKTGANQTTEQARIFGKAVRYFADVSGSVYPMELPFNSLHSGPVHLNIQFEEPLVGDKSDNWLNDLTISAPKVFDRKTPGTFYTKSTRGVLAIGHDRGGLSVQVVKDFAEKLGWPVIAEDPLTFESAISHASVFLTSKTIADDLAPDTVVVIGRTTLSRSINAFIKTARKEIVIDPRMATVDSDRMADQKFIQLPVVEVQPADAEYAEKWEKYSLRAQKMVADISTWSEQLVAREIAAGVPSGTSLFISSSRPIRDLEGFAAARTGVETFANRGLAGIDGNISTALGIASQRKETIAVLGDLGFLHDLTGLIHKEKINLKIFVINNDGGGIFSTLSQRGVEGFEDVFGTPHGLDPAAIATSMGISAKTIGTQKELTTELSEPVKGMSVVVVDVPNRDANADFLKGIYKSISSM, encoded by the coding sequence ATGGTGGAAGAATCGCGTTATGAAGACAGCGGAGCTCCTGTGATTAATCCATCCACACTCCTTGCTCGCGTCATCGTCCGCCAAATTCTTGAAGCTGGTGTCACTGATGTAGTGATCTCTCCAGGATCTCGCAATGCTCCGCTTTCCATCGCCTTTCATCAGGCAAGTACCAAAGGACTTATCAATCTTCACGTCCGCATAGATGAACGAACAGCAGCATTCTTCGCACTTGGAATCGCTAAAGCTTCAGGTCGCCCGGTGCCAATTGTCTGCACCAGCGGAACAGCTGTTGCTAATTACCACCCAGCAGTTTTAGAAGCATCACACACCAATATTCCACTTCTAGTACTGACTGCAGATCGTCCTGCTTCCCTTCGCAAGACAGGTGCAAACCAGACAACAGAGCAAGCACGCATCTTCGGCAAAGCTGTTCGTTACTTTGCGGATGTTTCAGGCAGCGTTTATCCGATGGAACTTCCATTTAACTCACTTCACAGTGGACCAGTTCATCTCAACATTCAATTTGAAGAACCACTTGTGGGAGATAAGAGTGATAACTGGCTCAATGACTTAACAATTTCTGCACCAAAAGTATTTGATCGTAAAACCCCTGGAACTTTCTATACAAAATCAACTCGTGGAGTTCTGGCCATCGGTCACGATCGCGGGGGCTTAAGCGTTCAAGTGGTAAAAGACTTTGCAGAAAAACTCGGTTGGCCAGTTATCGCAGAAGATCCACTCACATTTGAAAGCGCCATCTCCCATGCCAGCGTCTTTCTCACATCAAAGACAATTGCAGATGATTTAGCGCCAGATACCGTTGTTGTCATTGGTCGCACAACTCTTTCTCGTTCCATCAACGCCTTTATCAAGACGGCACGGAAAGAAATCGTCATTGATCCACGTATGGCAACTGTTGATAGCGACCGCATGGCAGATCAAAAGTTCATTCAGCTTCCCGTTGTTGAGGTGCAGCCTGCCGATGCGGAGTACGCAGAGAAGTGGGAGAAGTACTCACTTCGTGCACAGAAGATGGTTGCGGATATTTCAACCTGGTCAGAACAACTCGTTGCACGTGAAATTGCAGCTGGAGTTCCATCCGGCACTTCCCTCTTCATCTCTTCATCTCGTCCCATCCGCGACCTTGAAGGTTTTGCTGCAGCACGCACAGGCGTTGAAACCTTTGCCAACCGCGGACTTGCAGGCATCGATGGCAATATCTCGACCGCACTCGGTATCGCATCCCAACGCAAAGAAACTATTGCCGTACTTGGCGACCTTGGCTTCTTGCATGACCTGACTGGCCTTATTCACAAAGAGAAGATCAACCTCAAGATTTTTGTTATCAATAATGATGGCGGTGGGATCTTCTCCACACTTTCACAACGCGGTGTTGAGGGTTTTGAAGATGTCTTTGGAACTCCTCATGGACTAGACCCAGCTGCGATTGCCACTTCTATGGGTATCTCTGCAAAGACCATTGGAACCCAAAAAGAGCTCACCACGGAACTTTCAGAGCCAGTTAAGGGAATGAGCGTTGTTGTTGTAGATGTTCCAAATCGTGATGCAAATGCAGATTTCCTTAAAGGAATTTATAAGAGTATTTCCTCGATGTAG
- a CDS encoding o-succinylbenzoate synthase, giving the protein MDQSLLETLRVVALPTKTNFRSITLREVALFKGEYGWGEFSPFLEYDYKESAPWLMCAIEAATKPSPKLYRTSVKVNGTIPALNNPADIERIVDSFPGVQTFKVKVGENLAEDIARLAKVSSLRPKAKLRIDVNGTWSVQEAVTNLRAIYENIGALEYVEQPCGTVDELRELKEKLKVDIKIAGDEVLRKASDPFAVDLKGAIDILMLKVQPLGGIARAHKLAEHHKLPVVISSALESAVGINYGLQLAASFPEMDFECGLGTGSLLSANVADLPIVNGEIQITEVEPDFAGLEVAPERYEWWKNRVMKTAELL; this is encoded by the coding sequence ATGGATCAAAGCCTGCTCGAAACACTGCGCGTAGTTGCGCTGCCCACTAAGACAAACTTTCGCAGCATAACTCTCAGAGAAGTTGCGCTCTTTAAAGGCGAATACGGATGGGGTGAATTCTCACCCTTTCTTGAATACGATTACAAAGAATCAGCCCCATGGTTGATGTGTGCGATAGAGGCTGCAACTAAGCCTTCTCCCAAGCTCTATCGCACCTCAGTAAAGGTGAACGGCACCATTCCTGCACTGAATAACCCAGCAGATATCGAACGCATTGTTGATTCATTTCCAGGGGTACAAACATTTAAGGTGAAAGTGGGCGAGAACTTAGCCGAGGATATTGCACGTCTTGCCAAGGTGAGTTCACTTCGCCCCAAAGCAAAGCTGCGTATTGATGTCAATGGAACTTGGTCAGTGCAAGAAGCAGTCACAAACCTTCGTGCTATCTATGAAAACATCGGCGCGCTTGAATATGTGGAGCAACCATGTGGAACAGTGGATGAGCTGCGCGAACTCAAAGAGAAGTTAAAGGTTGATATCAAGATTGCTGGCGATGAAGTCTTGCGCAAAGCATCAGATCCATTTGCTGTGGATCTCAAGGGGGCTATCGATATCTTGATGCTCAAAGTGCAACCACTGGGTGGAATTGCTCGTGCTCATAAGTTGGCTGAGCACCACAAACTCCCAGTCGTCATTTCAAGTGCCCTCGAGAGCGCAGTAGGAATCAATTACGGATTACAACTTGCTGCATCATTTCCTGAAATGGATTTTGAATGTGGGCTTGGAACAGGCTCACTGCTGTCTGCAAATGTTGCAGACCTTCCAATCGTTAATGGTGAAATCCAAATCACGGAAGTTGAGCCTGACTTCGCAGGATTAGAGGTGGCACCAGAGCGCTATGAATGGTGGAAGAATCGCGTTATGAAGACAGCGGAGCTCCTGTGA
- the menB gene encoding 1,4-dihydroxy-2-naphthoyl-CoA synthase, with the protein MSKPIKRDFGDRTIPAWVTGRGGESFTDITYEVADGIAKITINRPEVRNAFRPQTIIELKSAFDLARDNSEVGVIILTGKGDDAFCSGGDISVRGDDGYLGDDSLAQQGVGRLNVLDLQVQIRRTPKPVVAMIAGWAIGGGHVLHVVCDLSIAADNAKFGQTGPMVGSFDGGYGSGLLAASVGQKKAREIWFMTRQYDAQEALSMGLVNTVVPLKELEAETVSWCREMLQNSPMALRLIKASMNAADDGLAGVQQLAGDATLLFYLSEEGQEGRDAYKEKRKPDFGKFPKRP; encoded by the coding sequence GTGAGCAAGCCTATTAAGCGTGATTTTGGTGACCGGACTATCCCAGCATGGGTAACAGGTCGCGGCGGAGAATCTTTTACCGACATCACCTATGAAGTCGCAGATGGCATTGCAAAAATTACTATCAACCGTCCAGAAGTGCGCAACGCATTTCGTCCACAAACAATTATTGAATTGAAGTCAGCATTTGATTTAGCACGCGATAACTCAGAAGTAGGCGTCATCATCCTTACAGGTAAAGGTGATGACGCATTCTGTTCTGGCGGAGATATCAGTGTTCGTGGAGATGATGGATACCTCGGCGATGATTCACTTGCTCAGCAAGGTGTTGGTCGACTCAATGTCTTAGATCTTCAGGTACAAATTCGTCGCACACCAAAACCAGTTGTTGCAATGATCGCTGGTTGGGCAATTGGCGGAGGACATGTTCTTCACGTTGTCTGCGATCTCTCCATCGCTGCAGATAATGCAAAGTTTGGTCAGACAGGACCGATGGTTGGTTCATTCGATGGCGGTTATGGTTCAGGTTTATTGGCCGCAAGTGTTGGACAGAAGAAGGCTCGTGAGATCTGGTTTATGACCCGTCAATACGATGCTCAAGAAGCTCTCTCTATGGGACTTGTTAACACCGTTGTTCCACTGAAAGAGTTGGAAGCTGAAACAGTTTCATGGTGCCGGGAGATGTTGCAGAACTCTCCAATGGCACTTCGCCTGATTAAGGCTTCAATGAACGCTGCAGATGATGGACTTGCAGGAGTTCAACAGCTTGCAGGAGATGCCACTCTTCTCTTCTACTTATCTGAAGAAGGCCAAGAAGGCCGAGATGCATACAAGGAAAAGCGCAAGCCTGACTTTGGAAAGTTTCCTAAGCGACCTTAA
- a CDS encoding AMP-binding protein: protein MEQNAQRELRSADPEWTASESMAHVSGALKSDGPALVFARSSLTHVPQAISLVIATTGSSGTPKEVGLSASALISSARASNKALGAEPGNTWSLLLPLSHIAGVNVVIRAHELGTEPIDLRSHKGEYPHADFTAIVPTQLFKALHEDDQLLKHLTGAKAVLVGGAALAADLHLAATKAGINIVVTYGMTETTGGCVYDGVPLDGVEISITSENRIAIKGTVLAQTYLGAESLWDAQLKDGWFLTSDLGRMENGKLVVEGRSDDVIISGGENISLSAIESSLHDHFPHASFAAFSLKDAQWGQSLHVAIAGDGATTDDEISQYLSERFGDFSKPKGYLHIPELPLIGIGKVDRIKLAELYMEASH from the coding sequence ATGGAGCAGAACGCACAACGAGAACTTCGCTCAGCCGATCCCGAATGGACCGCCAGCGAATCGATGGCTCATGTCTCTGGCGCCCTGAAATCAGATGGGCCAGCACTGGTATTTGCCCGCTCATCACTCACCCATGTTCCTCAAGCCATCAGCCTTGTCATCGCAACGACAGGAAGCTCTGGCACTCCTAAAGAGGTTGGTCTTTCTGCATCCGCGCTGATCTCTTCAGCACGTGCATCCAATAAAGCACTGGGTGCAGAACCTGGAAACACATGGTCACTTCTCTTGCCTCTTTCACATATCGCAGGAGTTAACGTAGTAATTCGCGCACATGAACTTGGAACCGAACCTATTGATCTGCGTAGCCATAAAGGTGAATACCCTCATGCCGATTTCACAGCCATCGTTCCCACACAATTATTTAAAGCTCTTCACGAAGATGATCAACTCCTGAAGCATCTGACTGGCGCAAAGGCTGTCTTAGTTGGTGGAGCAGCACTTGCAGCAGATCTGCATCTTGCGGCCACGAAGGCTGGGATCAATATTGTTGTGACATATGGAATGACTGAAACAACAGGTGGGTGCGTCTATGACGGAGTGCCACTTGATGGTGTGGAAATTTCCATCACATCTGAAAACCGAATTGCAATTAAGGGAACAGTTCTGGCACAGACTTACCTTGGCGCCGAATCACTCTGGGATGCGCAACTCAAAGATGGATGGTTTCTCACATCTGACTTGGGACGTATGGAGAATGGAAAACTTGTTGTTGAAGGTAGAAGTGATGATGTGATCATCTCTGGTGGAGAAAACATCTCACTGAGTGCCATCGAGAGCTCTCTTCATGACCACTTTCCTCACGCATCATTTGCTGCCTTCTCACTCAAGGATGCGCAGTGGGGACAATCTCTCCACGTGGCAATTGCTGGAGACGGTGCAACAACTGATGATGAGATTTCACAGTATCTATCTGAGCGCTTTGGAGATTTCAGTAAACCCAAGGGATATCTCCATATTCCTGAACTTCCGCTCATTGGTATTGGTAAAGTAGACCGCATCAAACTTGCAGAGCTCTATATGGAGGCCTCACATTAA
- a CDS encoding 1,4-dihydroxy-2-naphthoate polyprenyltransferase, whose product MQSSIWRPHINIWIQGARPRTLPAAVAPVIVATVLAGKEWKPLQALLALIVSLALQIAVNYSNDYSDGIRGTDDDRVGPVRLVASGLASAQSVKRAAQISFLVACVAGLVLASLSAWWVILVGIASVLAAWGYTGGHAPYGYRGFGELSVFTFFGVVATVGTFYVQTLEITLAAFAASIPMGALSCALLAINNIRDIPGDQAVGKKTLAVKLGDQKARKFFVGLLITAYIFPIFTGHTLALLTLATAPAAYAIAREVLAGAKGADLIPLLGRTGQLQLHFGLTFALALSF is encoded by the coding sequence TTGCAGAGCTCTATATGGAGGCCTCACATTAATATTTGGATTCAAGGAGCTCGTCCTCGCACGCTTCCTGCAGCAGTTGCCCCCGTCATTGTTGCAACAGTGCTTGCAGGTAAAGAGTGGAAGCCTCTTCAGGCACTTCTTGCACTCATTGTGAGTTTGGCTCTACAGATTGCAGTCAATTACTCGAATGATTACTCCGATGGAATTCGCGGCACCGATGATGATCGCGTGGGCCCTGTTCGCCTCGTTGCTTCAGGTCTTGCCTCAGCACAATCCGTAAAGCGCGCAGCGCAAATCTCATTTCTCGTTGCATGTGTTGCAGGACTTGTTCTTGCATCCCTATCTGCATGGTGGGTCATCCTTGTTGGTATTGCTTCCGTACTTGCAGCATGGGGCTATACCGGTGGCCATGCTCCATACGGTTACCGAGGATTTGGTGAACTCTCTGTATTCACATTCTTCGGTGTGGTTGCAACTGTGGGTACTTTTTATGTTCAAACTCTTGAGATAACACTCGCAGCATTTGCAGCATCTATCCCAATGGGTGCACTCTCCTGTGCTCTGCTTGCCATCAATAACATTCGCGATATCCCAGGTGACCAAGCTGTTGGCAAGAAGACTCTTGCTGTAAAGTTAGGCGATCAAAAGGCCCGAAAGTTCTTTGTAGGACTTTTGATTACTGCATATATCTTTCCAATTTTCACCGGTCACACACTGGCTCTCCTGACATTGGCAACTGCACCTGCCGCCTATGCAATTGCTCGAGAAGTACTTGCTGGGGCAAAGGGCGCCGATCTCATTCCATTACTTGGCAGAACCGGTCAATTGCAGCTGCACTTCGGGCTCACCTTCGCTCTTGCACTCTCGTTTTAA
- a CDS encoding PLD nuclease N-terminal domain-containing protein — translation MVRALLILLPLALTLYTFVDCAMRDDSQIKKIPKWGWLLAILFLQPFGGIVYLFIGRNRGPKGPKPGKKRILPPDDDPDFLRSL, via the coding sequence ATGGTTCGCGCGCTCCTCATTCTCTTGCCTTTGGCACTTACCCTCTACACATTTGTGGACTGTGCGATGCGCGATGACTCGCAAATTAAGAAGATTCCTAAGTGGGGTTGGTTGCTAGCAATTCTCTTCTTGCAGCCCTTTGGTGGAATCGTTTATCTCTTCATCGGACGCAATCGTGGCCCTAAGGGTCCAAAACCTGGGAAGAAGCGCATTCTTCCTCCCGATGACGATCCAGATTTCTTACGTAGTCTGTAA
- the ccsB gene encoding c-type cytochrome biogenesis protein CcsB — protein sequence MQTTWAYISNYSVYSAMAVFTISFIAHAFETAFAVRAPEAADSTDGNLLLKTLDYKRTEKSARIATAMMILGFILLLAGIVARGISNGHVPWGNMYEFSITGALAFTGAYLAALRKYDLRWLGLFVSLSVLLTLGTAITLLYRNSAPLVPALKSTWLVIHVLAAIISGGVFLLANVVAGAYLYLERVEARGPRPVWLQRVPSLEVLDQLSYRLVAFVFPLWTFAVIAGAIWAESAWGRYWGWDPKETWAFITWVAYAAYLHARVTVGWRGRRAAWLCIFAGSTFLFNYVYVNVWGSGKHTYSGL from the coding sequence ATGCAGACAACGTGGGCCTACATCTCAAATTACTCTGTGTATTCCGCAATGGCTGTCTTTACTATCTCCTTTATCGCACACGCCTTTGAAACTGCCTTTGCTGTGCGAGCACCTGAGGCTGCTGATTCAACAGATGGAAACCTTCTTCTGAAGACTCTTGATTACAAGCGAACAGAGAAGTCGGCACGCATTGCAACTGCAATGATGATTCTTGGTTTCATTCTTCTTCTCGCAGGCATCGTGGCTCGTGGAATTTCAAATGGACATGTCCCATGGGGAAATATGTATGAGTTCTCTATTACGGGAGCTTTAGCATTTACCGGCGCCTATCTTGCAGCCCTTCGTAAATATGATCTTCGCTGGCTTGGGCTCTTTGTCTCACTCTCAGTTCTCTTAACACTTGGTACCGCAATTACTCTGCTCTATCGCAATAGCGCACCACTTGTTCCTGCGCTGAAATCAACGTGGTTAGTCATTCACGTCTTAGCCGCGATTATTTCTGGCGGAGTCTTCCTACTCGCCAACGTAGTAGCTGGTGCTTATCTATATCTTGAGCGAGTAGAAGCACGTGGTCCACGCCCAGTGTGGTTACAGAGAGTCCCATCTCTTGAAGTCCTTGATCAACTTTCTTATCGCCTCGTTGCATTTGTATTCCCACTCTGGACCTTTGCAGTCATTGCTGGTGCGATCTGGGCAGAGAGTGCATGGGGACGCTATTGGGGTTGGGATCCAAAAGAGACGTGGGCATTTATTACCTGGGTTGCTTATGCGGCCTATCTCCATGCTCGCGTGACAGTGGGTTGGCGTGGTCGACGCGCAGCATGGCTCTGCATCTTTGCAGGTTCAACATTCTTATTTAACTACGTCTATGTCAATGTGTGGGGATCCGGCAAACATACTTACTCAGGTTTGTAA
- the resB gene encoding cytochrome c biogenesis protein ResB: protein MSKEIEVPELGFIALIHYAWRQLTSMRTALILLMLMGVAAIPGSLIPQRITNQIAVRELFTTNPDLAKWYDRFSLFDVYGSPWFSAIYILLFISLIGCVLPRSVEHYKAMRAQPPVTPKNLSRLEHHQEFAGGAESLDRAALWFKKNRFRVRVEGNSISAEKGFVRETGNLLFHLSLILILVGVSFGSLFGMRGEAIINVGERFVNVATSYDSVSFGKLTGEKSLPTFEIKLDKFLGEYDPVTNAPKDYTAWVTITDNGSTYKKVIKVNKPLTFGNTRVYLQANGYSPVVTVRDSEGNVALQGPIPFLPQDGNLRSIGSIKVPDAQPQIGFVSSFVPTNARTSDQGAVSIFPELLDPKLLFSIWKGDLGLDSGIPQSVYRIDTSQLEKVGLGSVKPGETFTYPEGSITLETVVPWVNLQFVDDPGKSYALIGAILAILGLLSSLYGRRRRIWVRTISAGVEVAGLAKNSAPGLDVEIENFVSAIKGEK, encoded by the coding sequence ATGAGCAAAGAGATTGAAGTACCAGAGCTAGGCTTTATTGCCCTCATTCATTATGCATGGCGCCAGCTCACAAGTATGCGCACGGCGCTGATCTTGCTGATGCTGATGGGCGTTGCTGCAATTCCAGGTTCGTTGATTCCTCAACGTATTACCAATCAGATTGCAGTGCGTGAGTTATTCACTACAAATCCAGATTTAGCTAAATGGTATGACCGCTTCTCACTCTTTGATGTTTATGGATCCCCGTGGTTTAGTGCAATTTATATCTTGCTCTTCATCTCACTCATCGGTTGTGTTCTGCCTCGAAGCGTTGAGCATTACAAGGCGATGCGCGCTCAACCGCCTGTGACACCGAAGAATTTATCAAGGCTTGAGCACCATCAGGAGTTTGCAGGTGGAGCTGAGTCGCTAGATCGCGCAGCGCTCTGGTTTAAGAAGAATAGATTCAGAGTGCGCGTCGAAGGCAATTCAATCTCTGCCGAGAAAGGTTTCGTGCGAGAGACAGGAAATCTTCTCTTCCACCTCTCACTTATCTTGATTCTTGTTGGTGTCAGCTTCGGCTCTCTCTTTGGAATGCGCGGTGAAGCAATCATCAACGTGGGTGAGCGTTTTGTTAACGTGGCAACTTCCTATGACTCAGTCTCATTTGGAAAACTCACAGGCGAAAAATCACTTCCGACATTTGAGATTAAGCTCGATAAATTCCTGGGCGAATACGATCCGGTGACCAATGCTCCAAAAGATTACACAGCATGGGTCACAATCACTGATAACGGCAGCACCTATAAGAAAGTGATAAAAGTTAATAAGCCCCTTACCTTTGGCAATACCCGCGTCTACTTGCAAGCAAATGGTTATAGCCCAGTTGTCACGGTGAGAGATTCAGAAGGAAATGTCGCTCTTCAGGGACCTATTCCATTCTTGCCACAGGATGGCAATCTCCGCTCTATTGGTTCGATCAAAGTCCCCGATGCACAGCCACAGATTGGCTTTGTATCTTCCTTCGTTCCAACAAATGCGCGCACCAGTGATCAAGGCGCAGTATCAATATTTCCTGAGCTCTTAGATCCCAAACTTCTCTTCTCTATTTGGAAAGGCGATCTAGGTCTTGATTCAGGCATTCCCCAATCCGTGTACAGAATTGATACAAGCCAGTTAGAGAAAGTCGGTTTAGGTTCAGTAAAGCCAGGTGAAACCTTCACCTATCCTGAGGGCTCCATCACACTCGAGACAGTTGTTCCGTGGGTCAACCTTCAGTTCGTCGATGATCCCGGAAAGAGTTATGCGCTCATCGGCGCTATTCTTGCCATCCTAGGTCTACTTTCTTCACTCTATGGTCGTCGTCGTCGAATCTGGGTTCGCACTATATCTGCCGGAGTAGAAGTTGCAGGACTTGCAAAGAACAGTGCGCCAGGACTTGATGTTGAGATAGAGAATTTTGTAAGCGCAATTAAGGGAGAGAAGTAA
- a CDS encoding cytochrome c biogenesis CcdA family protein, giving the protein MREFVVNHIMDGFLLTAFPIAVLAGLISFISPCVLPLVPGYLSFAAGFSNSRGKLFLGSVLFVLGFSALFISYGVLFGELGARIATNEESITRVLGVLTILMGVIFLGAFPMMPTLKPKIATNGGLIGAPLLGFLFGVGWTPCIGPALASVQALAFQESSAVRGAVLSFGYCIGLGIPFIASGVFLDKSEKLRKVLVKSGNKVSKVGGVLLIVIGLLQLTGLWTDFMIEMRSLITDFAPVI; this is encoded by the coding sequence ATGAGAGAATTTGTTGTCAACCACATCATGGATGGTTTCTTACTGACTGCTTTTCCTATTGCTGTGCTTGCAGGACTCATCTCCTTCATCTCTCCATGTGTGCTTCCACTTGTGCCCGGCTATCTCTCATTTGCTGCTGGATTTTCTAACTCCCGCGGAAAACTCTTCCTAGGTTCTGTGCTCTTTGTCCTTGGTTTTAGCGCCCTATTCATCTCCTATGGAGTTCTCTTTGGCGAACTGGGTGCACGAATTGCCACCAATGAAGAGTCGATTACTCGAGTTCTCGGAGTTCTCACAATTCTTATGGGAGTGATCTTCCTCGGAGCATTTCCCATGATGCCAACACTGAAGCCAAAGATTGCAACCAATGGTGGACTCATTGGAGCACCACTGCTCGGATTCCTCTTTGGAGTTGGATGGACGCCTTGTATTGGTCCAGCGCTGGCGAGTGTGCAGGCACTGGCATTCCAAGAATCGAGTGCAGTGCGCGGAGCTGTGTTGTCATTCGGTTACTGCATTGGACTTGGAATTCCATTTATCGCATCCGGTGTATTTCTAGATAAATCAGAGAAGCTGCGCAAAGTACTAGTGAAGAGCGGTAATAAAGTTTCAAAGGTGGGCGGAGTCCTACTTATTGTTATTGGCCTTCTGCAATTAACTGGTCTTTGGACAGATTTCATGATTGAGATGCGCTCCCTTATTACAGATTTCGCACCGGTGATCTAA
- a CDS encoding TlpA disulfide reductase family protein: MKKLAIALASVMLLTGCSNGGASQAQESFIAGSGAITKMKAGSRIAAPAISGMTLSGENFTFTPGKIAVVNVWASWCSPCRAEEPTLAALSRTFSDVQFIGILTRDNPVNAEAFTRKRGTPYPTLIDDSILIGFSKSLPANAIPTTVIIDRNGKVASRVSGVVTVASLTALIEEVRAE; encoded by the coding sequence ATGAAAAAACTTGCCATCGCTCTCGCATCGGTCATGCTTCTGACTGGCTGCAGCAATGGTGGAGCATCACAAGCTCAAGAGAGTTTTATTGCAGGTAGTGGGGCAATCACAAAGATGAAAGCGGGCAGCAGAATTGCTGCTCCTGCAATTTCAGGTATGACCCTCAGTGGAGAGAACTTCACATTCACTCCAGGAAAAATTGCGGTAGTTAATGTGTGGGCATCATGGTGTTCACCATGCAGAGCAGAAGAGCCAACTCTGGCAGCGCTCTCTCGCACCTTCTCAGATGTTCAATTCATTGGAATCCTTACACGCGATAACCCTGTTAATGCTGAGGCTTTCACGCGAAAGCGCGGAACCCCATACCCAACGCTGATTGATGATTCAATCCTGATTGGATTTAGTAAATCTCTTCCTGCCAATGCAATTCCTACAACTGTGATTATTGATCGAAACGGCAAAGTTGCCTCACGCGTTTCAGGTGTGGTCACAGTTGCATCCCTTACTGCCCTCATTGAAGAGGTGAGAGCAGAATGA
- a CDS encoding histidine phosphatase family protein has product MSSTVHVIRHGEVENPNKILYGRQPGWRLSQRGQEMAQTIGEWSKSIDLGALHVSPLQRAQETAAPISRAHSIDIKTDDRLIEAANIFEGKSFELGSGVLKHPSAWRHLYNPWKPSWGEPYEEQISRMLAAIFDANKAAKGKDAIVVSHQLPIWILRSAIEGRSMLHDPRKRECTLASVTSVHFDDEEMISGTSYSEPAKHLLPPK; this is encoded by the coding sequence ATGAGTTCAACTGTCCACGTCATTCGCCATGGCGAAGTAGAGAATCCCAACAAGATTCTCTACGGACGTCAGCCTGGATGGAGACTTTCACAGCGCGGACAAGAGATGGCACAAACAATTGGTGAGTGGTCTAAGTCAATTGATCTTGGCGCTCTTCACGTCTCACCACTACAGAGAGCGCAAGAGACAGCAGCACCTATATCTCGTGCGCACTCAATTGATATCAAGACCGATGATCGACTTATTGAAGCTGCAAATATCTTTGAAGGAAAATCATTTGAATTAGGTAGTGGAGTGCTCAAGCATCCATCTGCATGGCGCCATCTTTATAACCCGTGGAAGCCATCATGGGGAGAACCCTACGAAGAGCAAATCTCTCGAATGCTTGCTGCAATCTTTGATGCCAATAAGGCGGCTAAAGGTAAAGATGCAATCGTTGTTTCACATCAGCTACCTATTTGGATTTTAAGAAGTGCCATTGAGGGACGCAGCATGTTGCATGATCCACGCAAACGTGAGTGCACATTGGCATCAGTAACTAGCGTTCACTTCGATGATGAAGAAATGATCTCTGGTACTTCATATTCCGAACCTGCTAAGCATCTTCTTCCTCCAAAATAG